Proteins from a single region of Pseudodesulfovibrio portus:
- a CDS encoding substrate-binding periplasmic protein gives MSLALSPYSYEQDGKLTGLVYDLGNALAEEAGLTAQNRQVRVLRAVEEIALGRADMVLMLPTSAIEKVADNLGPILSLETIALGRRGADYRSVEGLRGRTVASVRGTRYDERISPENGITIYQTTNYLHSLKLLLGNRVDAVVGPRFGLMHTIRENGLPPERFGEPLVLNVTQACVFLSKRVDPEVARRLRAAMVRMVREGKAERLCFSYDPQYR, from the coding sequence GTGAGCCTGGCCTTGTCGCCGTATTCCTATGAACAGGACGGCAAGTTGACGGGCTTGGTCTACGATTTGGGCAACGCCCTGGCCGAGGAAGCCGGTCTGACGGCGCAAAATCGGCAGGTCCGAGTGCTGCGGGCCGTCGAGGAGATCGCCCTGGGGAGGGCGGACATGGTCCTCATGCTTCCCACCTCGGCCATCGAGAAGGTGGCCGACAATCTGGGGCCGATACTTTCCTTGGAGACCATCGCCCTGGGACGCCGCGGAGCGGACTACCGCTCCGTCGAGGGGTTGAGGGGCAGAACCGTGGCCTCGGTCCGCGGTACTCGGTACGATGAACGCATCTCGCCGGAGAACGGCATCACCATCTACCAGACGACCAACTACCTCCACAGCCTCAAGCTGCTCCTCGGCAACCGGGTGGACGCAGTGGTCGGACCCCGGTTCGGCCTGATGCACACTATCCGGGAGAACGGCCTCCCCCCGGAGCGGTTCGGCGAACCCCTTGTACTCAACGTCACCCAGGCCTGCGTGTTTCTGTCGAAGAGGGTTGACCCGGAAGTGGCCCGGCGGCTGCGGGCGGCCATGGTGCGGATGGTGCGGGAAGGCAAGGCGGAAAGGCTCTGTTTCAGCTACGATCCACAATACAGATGA
- a CDS encoding HoxN/HupN/NixA family nickel/cobalt transporter: MRKSLCILILAVCLWPALRTGPAAAHPHVFVDTSLTFVFDDTGLAAIRQNWLFDEIFSRAILSDIGLTPEALSTPEGQEAIREGAFAYLKNYGWFTFVESGGKRIPVTETRDFRASVRDGRLVYDFTVPLILPYAEFKDFRMGVFDPEYYSDIVLVDGGIAFEMGGMAQVSHTIRPGKDHTYWQFIVPSMIHVAVSGTPGEAPQPVAAEMREVDSPGPVERLMAFVRSAQKELTQRLNTFGMELAGNPFGSALWLFLGLSFIYGVVHAVGPGHGKAVVCSYFMANPGSLAAGAIMGNAITFVHMGSAAVAVGAAYMLFSSGMGGFAEASRAIQPASYGLLALMGLFLVFKSVRDILKGGLLSPGCDCARENEPDDLRSILTVSFVTGLIPCPGAAVILAFAIGLNIFWTGVLALVCMALGMGLTTTLFAWFAVTARNVTLQLSGSNKAVFNRIYAGLSICGASAIALFGGALFLGSISG, from the coding sequence ATGAGAAAATCCCTGTGCATCCTCATCCTGGCCGTCTGCCTGTGGCCCGCCCTGCGGACCGGCCCTGCGGCGGCCCATCCCCACGTCTTCGTGGACACGTCCCTGACCTTCGTGTTCGACGACACCGGACTTGCGGCCATCCGCCAGAACTGGCTGTTCGACGAGATATTCAGCCGGGCCATCCTGAGCGATATAGGGCTGACCCCGGAAGCGCTGTCCACGCCCGAGGGACAGGAGGCCATCCGTGAAGGGGCCTTTGCCTACCTCAAGAACTACGGCTGGTTCACCTTCGTGGAATCCGGCGGCAAACGGATTCCGGTCACCGAGACCCGCGACTTCCGGGCATCCGTCCGGGACGGTCGCCTGGTTTACGACTTCACCGTTCCCCTCATCCTGCCCTATGCGGAGTTCAAGGATTTCCGCATGGGCGTGTTCGATCCCGAGTACTACTCGGACATCGTGCTGGTGGACGGCGGCATTGCCTTCGAGATGGGCGGCATGGCCCAGGTGAGCCACACCATCAGGCCCGGCAAGGACCACACCTACTGGCAGTTCATCGTGCCCAGCATGATCCACGTCGCCGTCTCCGGCACCCCCGGCGAAGCGCCGCAACCGGTCGCCGCCGAAATGCGGGAAGTGGATTCCCCGGGCCCGGTGGAACGGCTCATGGCCTTTGTCCGCTCAGCCCAGAAGGAACTCACCCAGCGCCTCAACACCTTCGGCATGGAGCTTGCGGGCAACCCGTTCGGGTCCGCCCTGTGGCTCTTCCTGGGGCTGTCCTTCATCTACGGCGTGGTCCACGCCGTGGGGCCGGGGCACGGCAAGGCCGTGGTCTGCTCCTATTTCATGGCCAATCCCGGCTCCCTGGCCGCCGGAGCGATCATGGGCAACGCCATCACCTTCGTGCACATGGGGTCCGCCGCCGTGGCCGTTGGCGCGGCATACATGCTCTTCTCCTCGGGCATGGGCGGGTTCGCCGAGGCCAGCCGCGCCATCCAGCCCGCCAGCTACGGACTGCTCGCGCTCATGGGGCTGTTCCTGGTCTTCAAGTCCGTCCGCGACATCCTCAAGGGCGGCCTGCTCTCGCCCGGTTGCGACTGCGCGCGCGAGAACGAGCCGGACGACCTCCGGTCCATACTCACGGTCTCCTTTGTCACCGGCCTGATCCCCTGCCCCGGCGCGGCGGTCATCCTGGCCTTTGCCATCGGTCTGAACATCTTCTGGACCGGCGTGCTGGCCCTCGTCTGCATGGCGCTGGGCATGGGGCTGACCACCACCCTGTTCGCCTGGTTCGCGGTCACGGCCCGCAACGTCACGCTCCAACTCTCCGGCTCCAACAAGGCCGTGTTCAACCGGATCTACGCCGGTCTCTCCATCTGCGGCGCCTCCGCCATCGCCCTGTTCGGCGGGGCGCTCTTCCTCGGCTCCATCAGCGGCTAG
- a CDS encoding Lrp/AsnC family transcriptional regulator, with protein sequence MNTLDSQDKRLVAELTRDGQLSPGRIGEAMGVTAPTVRSRMKNLIAAGALKVAGLVNPMKAKGLTVALVGVSLASHEQLGEKLDQIGGLPRVNWCAVVTGRYDIIVEIVCTDGTTDLYDFLDKDLTTVGGITASESFVVMKSRRKWLLLPDAVADQFIK encoded by the coding sequence ATGAACACTTTGGACTCACAAGACAAGCGGCTGGTGGCCGAACTGACCCGCGACGGGCAGTTGTCGCCGGGCAGGATCGGCGAAGCCATGGGCGTGACCGCGCCCACGGTCCGTTCGCGCATGAAGAACCTGATCGCTGCGGGCGCGCTCAAGGTGGCCGGGCTGGTCAATCCCATGAAGGCCAAGGGGCTGACCGTGGCCCTGGTGGGCGTTTCCCTGGCCAGCCACGAGCAGTTGGGCGAAAAGCTGGACCAGATCGGCGGGCTGCCGCGCGTCAACTGGTGCGCCGTGGTCACGGGCCGCTACGACATCATCGTGGAGATCGTGTGCACGGACGGGACCACCGACCTGTACGACTTCCTGGACAAGGACCTGACCACCGTGGGCGGCATCACCGCCTCGGAATCTTTCGTCGTCATGAAATCCCGGCGCAAGTGGCTGCTTTTGCCCGACGCCGTGGCCGACCAGTTCATCAAATAG
- the ald gene encoding alanine dehydrogenase: protein MIIGIPKEIKTLENRVAMTPGAVESLVRFGHEVVVEAGAGLGSGLTDEEYISAGAKMVSAADAWGAQMVIKVKEPLESEYKYLRKGLLLFTYLHLAAAESLTAALLESGTNSVAYETVKSADGTLPLLTPMSEVAGRMATQVGAHYLEKTQGGQGILLGGVPGVSPAEVLVLGGGVVGTNAARIAMGMGARVTILDLSHQRLQYLDDVFQGRITTMMSTEPNIRQMIQQADLVIGAVLLPGAKAPNLITRDMLPMMKKGSVIVDVAVDQGGCIETTHATTHDNPVYEIDGVVHYGVANMPGAVPRTSTFALVNQTAPYALRLAAKGLDALKDDPGLALGLNTWNGKLTCPAVGEAFGIDSLTPEEALAQM from the coding sequence ATGATCATCGGTATCCCGAAGGAAATCAAGACGTTGGAGAACCGCGTTGCCATGACCCCCGGCGCGGTCGAGTCCCTGGTCCGTTTCGGCCATGAAGTTGTCGTCGAGGCCGGAGCCGGCCTGGGCAGCGGCCTGACCGACGAGGAGTATATCTCCGCCGGTGCCAAGATGGTGTCCGCCGCCGACGCCTGGGGCGCGCAGATGGTCATCAAGGTCAAGGAGCCGCTGGAATCCGAGTACAAGTACCTGCGCAAGGGCCTGCTCCTGTTCACCTACCTCCACCTGGCGGCCGCCGAGTCCCTGACAGCCGCCCTGCTCGAGTCCGGCACCAACTCCGTGGCCTACGAGACCGTCAAGTCCGCCGACGGCACCCTGCCCCTGCTCACCCCCATGAGCGAGGTCGCGGGCCGCATGGCCACCCAGGTCGGCGCGCACTACCTGGAAAAGACCCAGGGCGGCCAGGGCATCCTGCTGGGCGGCGTGCCCGGCGTGTCCCCGGCCGAAGTCCTGGTCCTTGGCGGCGGCGTGGTCGGCACCAACGCGGCCCGCATCGCCATGGGCATGGGTGCCCGCGTGACCATCCTCGACCTTTCCCACCAGCGGCTGCAGTACCTGGACGACGTATTCCAGGGCCGCATCACCACCATGATGTCCACCGAGCCGAACATCCGCCAGATGATCCAGCAGGCCGACCTGGTCATCGGCGCGGTCCTGCTGCCCGGCGCCAAGGCCCCCAACCTCATCACCCGCGACATGCTGCCCATGATGAAAAAGGGCTCGGTCATCGTGGACGTGGCCGTTGATCAGGGCGGCTGCATCGAGACCACCCACGCCACCACCCACGACAACCCGGTCTACGAGATCGACGGCGTGGTCCACTACGGCGTGGCCAACATGCCCGGCGCAGTGCCCCGCACCTCCACCTTCGCCCTGGTCAACCAGACCGCGCCCTACGCCCTGCGCCTCGCCGCCAAGGGACTGGACGCCCTCAAGGACGATCCGGGCCTGGCCCTGGGCCTGAACACCTGGAACGGCAAACTGACCTGCCCGGCCGTGGGCGAGGCCTTCGGCATCGACTCCCTGACCCCCGAGGAAGCGCTGGCGCAGATGTAG
- the gap gene encoding type I glyceraldehyde-3-phosphate dehydrogenase: MAKIRVGINGFGRIGRQVLKTIWERHRDTLEVVAVNDLFDIETNAHLLRHDTCYKSLPVPIAVDGDVFRVSDDFTVRNFAERDPRNIPWGRLGVDVVVESTGIFRTGPAAAQHIQAGAKKVVISAPGKDEDITLVMGVNHHLYDPVKHHIVSNASCTTNCLAPIVKVIHEAFGISKGVLTTVHAYTNDQRILDMPHKDLRRARAAACNMIPTSTGAAKAVGLVIPEMQGRFDGFSVRVPTPTVSLVDFVAVLEGDTDTESLKHVLREAAQGSLKGIMAYSEEPMVSSDYVGNPNSGIVEADFTMVQSGNLAKVYAWYDNEWGYSCRVADLIDYMAGKGL; this comes from the coding sequence ATGGCCAAAATAAGAGTCGGCATAAACGGATTCGGTCGCATCGGCCGCCAGGTACTTAAAACCATTTGGGAACGCCACCGCGACACCCTGGAGGTCGTCGCGGTCAATGACCTGTTCGACATAGAAACCAACGCACACCTGCTGCGCCATGACACCTGCTACAAATCATTGCCTGTCCCCATCGCCGTGGACGGGGACGTCTTCCGGGTGAGCGACGACTTCACCGTCCGCAACTTCGCCGAGCGGGACCCCCGCAATATTCCGTGGGGCAGACTGGGCGTGGACGTGGTGGTGGAGTCCACCGGCATTTTCCGGACCGGCCCCGCTGCGGCCCAGCACATCCAGGCCGGGGCCAAAAAAGTCGTCATTTCCGCACCGGGCAAGGACGAGGACATCACCCTGGTCATGGGTGTGAACCACCACCTGTACGATCCGGTCAAGCACCACATCGTGTCCAACGCGTCCTGCACCACCAACTGCCTCGCCCCCATAGTCAAGGTCATTCATGAGGCCTTCGGCATCAGCAAGGGCGTGTTGACCACGGTGCACGCATACACCAACGACCAGCGCATCCTGGACATGCCGCACAAGGATCTGCGCCGGGCCAGGGCTGCGGCGTGCAACATGATCCCCACATCCACCGGCGCGGCCAAGGCCGTCGGCCTGGTCATTCCCGAAATGCAGGGCCGTTTCGACGGCTTCTCCGTCCGCGTGCCGACCCCCACGGTTTCCCTTGTGGACTTCGTCGCCGTGCTTGAAGGGGACACCGACACCGAATCACTCAAGCACGTGCTGCGCGAGGCGGCCCAAGGCTCCCTGAAGGGCATCATGGCCTACAGCGAGGAGCCGATGGTCTCCTCCGATTACGTGGGCAACCCGAATTCGGGCATTGTGGAAGCCGACTTCACCATGGTCCAAAGCGGCAACTTGGCCAAAGTCTATGCATGGTACGACAACGAGTGGGGCTATTCCTGCCGGGTGGCGGACCTCATCGACTACATGGCGGGAAAAGGATTGTAA
- a CDS encoding acyltransferase family protein yields the protein MTGRDTSIDNAKGVLITLVVLGHLVWPVPSGDRGADALYIAIYFFHMPMFALISGYLSRAVGGWEPVIKGAKLLLAPYVVFFGIHWVLQTAVGVEPYPVYEGHYGLWFLLSLFCWRVLLPHVVRLPHALPVTIGVAVGVGFIPFVGLELSLSRTIVLLPFFLAGRLMRERGTSPVAVLSRPAAGVVIALALPAAFFLARWNIQPMLYGNNSYAGLGPAIPVGLVGRVVMYGVAFGSGLAALALVPRAKSMLTRIGSHSLHVYLLHSALLIPYRAIPAAHDVIGSTPWLLVPAAVLLAWLLSTPIVVRASLGLVSPFSRFRRHRQ from the coding sequence ATGACCGGCCGCGACACCAGCATCGACAACGCCAAGGGCGTGCTCATCACCCTGGTGGTGCTCGGCCATCTGGTCTGGCCCGTGCCCAGCGGCGACCGGGGGGCCGACGCCCTCTACATCGCGATATACTTTTTTCACATGCCCATGTTCGCCCTGATTTCAGGCTACCTGTCGCGCGCCGTGGGCGGATGGGAGCCGGTGATCAAGGGGGCGAAGCTGCTCCTGGCTCCGTACGTGGTCTTCTTCGGCATCCATTGGGTGCTCCAGACAGCGGTGGGGGTCGAGCCCTATCCCGTGTACGAGGGACATTACGGCCTCTGGTTCCTGCTCAGCCTTTTCTGTTGGCGGGTCCTGCTGCCCCATGTGGTGCGCCTGCCCCACGCCCTGCCGGTGACCATCGGCGTCGCGGTGGGGGTCGGCTTCATCCCCTTTGTGGGGCTGGAACTGAGCCTGTCCCGGACCATCGTGCTCCTGCCGTTCTTCCTGGCCGGGCGCCTGATGCGGGAGAGGGGCACGAGCCCCGTTGCCGTCCTGTCCAGGCCCGCCGCCGGTGTGGTGATCGCCCTTGCCCTCCCGGCCGCGTTTTTCCTGGCCCGGTGGAACATCCAGCCCATGCTGTACGGCAACAACTCCTACGCGGGCCTGGGACCGGCCATACCGGTCGGGCTGGTGGGCCGGGTCGTGATGTACGGCGTGGCCTTCGGCTCGGGGCTGGCGGCGCTCGCCCTGGTGCCGCGAGCCAAGAGCATGCTGACCCGCATCGGCAGCCATTCGCTGCACGTATACCTGCTGCACTCCGCGTTGCTCATCCCGTACCGGGCCATCCCCGCTGCCCACGACGTCATCGGCTCCACCCCCTGGCTCCTGGTCCCGGCGGCCGTCCTCCTGGCCTGGCTCCTGTCCACCCCGATCGTGGTCCGGGCCTCCCTCGGACTGGTCTCGCCGTTTTCCCGGTTCCGTCGGCATAGGCAATGA
- a CDS encoding GGDEF domain-containing protein: MDQEFYKGLLDSLLEGVYFVDLDRKVVYWNKAAERLSGYTAQEVVGNSCADNLLRHIDEDGNELCLAGCPLEGTMGDGKSREASVYMHHKFGHRIPVFVRASPMRDEQGAIIGAVEVFSDNSKNVNILQEMENLRKEVLTDPLTGIGNRRYADITLDRLEATLKESRVPYGVLFVDVDFFKKVNDTWGHPIGDRVLQMVAKTIEGALRPLDVVCRWGGEELVVFISNATEKGLAVTAERLRSLAEHSWVEHEGELIRVTISLGGAVSKDGETTESVVGRADHQMYLSKESGRNCVHIGDSKTSSGQAIPN, encoded by the coding sequence ATGGATCAGGAGTTTTATAAAGGCTTGCTCGACTCGCTCCTTGAGGGAGTTTACTTCGTGGATTTGGATCGTAAGGTGGTTTACTGGAACAAGGCTGCCGAAAGATTGAGCGGTTATACTGCACAAGAGGTTGTGGGCAACAGTTGCGCCGACAATTTGCTTCGCCATATAGATGAAGACGGCAACGAATTATGTCTGGCAGGCTGTCCCCTTGAAGGAACGATGGGAGACGGGAAGTCCAGAGAAGCCAGCGTATACATGCACCACAAGTTCGGGCACCGAATCCCCGTTTTTGTCCGTGCTTCCCCGATGAGGGATGAGCAAGGCGCCATTATCGGGGCCGTTGAAGTTTTTTCCGACAACAGCAAGAACGTCAATATCCTGCAGGAAATGGAGAATCTGAGGAAGGAGGTTCTCACGGATCCGCTGACGGGAATAGGGAATCGTCGCTATGCCGACATCACACTTGATCGGCTGGAAGCAACGCTGAAGGAGAGCCGCGTCCCCTATGGCGTGTTGTTCGTGGATGTCGATTTTTTCAAGAAAGTCAATGACACATGGGGCCATCCAATTGGTGACCGGGTACTCCAAATGGTTGCCAAGACCATTGAAGGAGCTCTCAGGCCTCTGGATGTCGTCTGCAGGTGGGGTGGGGAAGAACTCGTTGTTTTCATTTCGAACGCTACAGAGAAGGGGCTCGCCGTTACCGCCGAGCGTCTTCGCTCCCTTGCCGAGCATTCCTGGGTTGAGCATGAAGGCGAACTGATTCGGGTCACAATATCTTTGGGAGGAGCGGTTTCCAAAGACGGCGAGACAACCGAATCCGTTGTCGGCAGGGCGGACCACCAGATGTACCTCAGCAAAGAATCAGGACGCAATTGTGTTCATATAGGTGACAGCAAGACCTCCTCCGGTCAGGCAATACCCAATTAG
- a CDS encoding lytic transglycosylase domain-containing protein → MPERHDRIPLLAGLFFLVWTVCVPSFGRAQQPAMMEPMQEARFPSLESAIRIKGPLDFCGEFVPLHLPEVRERLEKELLLMLWDRAQAILWLKRSGRYFSHIETVLRGADMPDDLKYVAVIESALKPHAGSNRGARGVWQFISSTGRKYGLTVDRAIDDRRNFYLSTRAAARYLRDLHDQFGSWTLACAAYNMGENGLDKQVGKQEVKDYYRLHLPTETERYVLRAIAAKLIMSDPARYGFDLRPGDYYAPTRFDRIKLKAKYPTPVTIVAKAAGTYYKTIRDLNPQLLGDVIPKGEHILFLPEGASEEFADKYHPLITSYRKNLRPDTYVVQSGDSLTAIARKHNMTLWQLCKLNKLTTRSTIRPGQKLYLSK, encoded by the coding sequence ATGCCCGAAAGGCATGACCGCATCCCGCTCCTCGCGGGACTCTTTTTCCTGGTCTGGACGGTCTGCGTCCCGAGCTTCGGCCGTGCGCAACAGCCCGCCATGATGGAGCCCATGCAGGAGGCGCGGTTCCCGTCCCTGGAGTCGGCCATCCGCATCAAGGGGCCGCTGGATTTCTGCGGCGAGTTCGTGCCCCTGCACCTGCCCGAGGTGCGCGAACGGTTGGAGAAGGAGCTGCTGCTCATGCTCTGGGACCGCGCCCAGGCCATCCTCTGGCTCAAGCGTTCGGGCCGCTACTTTTCGCATATCGAGACCGTGCTCAGGGGCGCGGACATGCCCGACGACCTCAAGTACGTGGCGGTCATCGAGTCCGCGCTCAAGCCCCATGCCGGGTCCAACCGGGGCGCGCGCGGGGTCTGGCAGTTCATTTCCTCCACGGGCCGCAAGTACGGCCTGACCGTGGACCGGGCCATCGACGACCGGCGCAACTTCTATCTTTCCACCAGGGCGGCGGCCCGGTATCTGCGCGACCTGCACGACCAGTTCGGGTCCTGGACCCTGGCCTGCGCCGCCTACAACATGGGCGAGAACGGGCTGGATAAGCAGGTCGGCAAGCAGGAGGTCAAGGACTACTACCGCCTGCACCTGCCCACAGAGACCGAGCGGTACGTGCTGCGGGCCATCGCGGCCAAGCTGATCATGTCCGACCCGGCCCGGTACGGCTTCGACCTGCGGCCCGGCGACTATTATGCGCCCACCCGGTTCGACCGCATCAAGCTCAAGGCCAAGTACCCCACGCCCGTAACCATCGTGGCCAAGGCCGCGGGGACCTATTACAAGACCATCCGCGACCTGAACCCGCAACTGCTCGGCGACGTCATCCCCAAGGGCGAGCACATCCTGTTCCTGCCCGAGGGCGCGTCCGAGGAGTTCGCGGACAAGTACCATCCCCTCATCACCAGCTACCGCAAGAACCTCCGGCCCGACACCTACGTGGTGCAAAGCGGCGATTCCCTGACCGCCATCGCCCGCAAACACAACATGACCCTGTGGCAGCTGTGCAAGCTGAACAAGCTCACCACCCGGTCCACCATCCGTCCCGGCCAGAAGCTGTATCTGTCGAAATAA
- a CDS encoding PhoH family protein, translating into MAQKHFVLDTNVLIENPKCITALRNGAENQIYIPYTVLAELDGLKKDPRIGHIVSQAVRAILHDDDVNIFPPDFAETLTDPVLDDRILKETLHVGPQDPVLITNDRILQIKAKCYGIPSEEYRDSDPFRSESQRYTGFVDEGEEPVRNCFRWENGTPIFHGPDGPKEIGYTHEIWGVKPRSVYQNLALELMLCEGIDLVSIQSEAGYGKTFLSLAAALYLMLERKDNPYRKIYLVKPVVEIGAKMGYLPGDIEEKMLPYIKYVQDLLIKLHDIRPCNRIWLDPQSDQFKFNPKKFEVQPVAFLRGMNIENAVVIVDEMQNLSRGETRALLTRMGEGVKCICLGDTRQVDNPYLNESNNGLNWTVRKLKGYKNYAHMVLKGDRSRGPITDIVLKSKL; encoded by the coding sequence ATGGCCCAGAAGCATTTTGTCCTCGACACCAACGTCCTTATTGAAAACCCGAAATGCATCACCGCCCTGCGCAACGGGGCGGAAAACCAGATATACATTCCGTATACTGTGCTGGCCGAGCTGGACGGCCTGAAAAAAGACCCGCGCATCGGGCACATCGTTTCACAGGCCGTTCGCGCCATTCTTCATGACGACGACGTCAACATCTTCCCGCCCGATTTCGCCGAGACCCTGACCGATCCGGTCCTGGACGACCGCATTCTCAAGGAGACCCTGCACGTGGGTCCGCAGGACCCGGTGCTCATCACCAACGACCGCATCCTCCAGATCAAGGCCAAGTGCTACGGCATCCCCAGCGAGGAGTACCGCGACTCCGACCCGTTCCGGTCCGAGTCCCAGCGCTACACCGGGTTCGTGGACGAGGGCGAGGAGCCGGTCCGCAACTGTTTCCGCTGGGAGAACGGGACCCCGATCTTCCACGGCCCGGACGGGCCCAAGGAGATCGGCTACACCCATGAAATCTGGGGCGTGAAGCCGCGAAGCGTCTACCAGAACCTGGCCCTCGAACTGATGCTCTGCGAGGGCATCGACCTGGTGTCCATCCAGTCCGAGGCGGGCTACGGCAAGACCTTCCTGTCGCTCGCCGCCGCCCTCTACCTGATGCTGGAGCGCAAGGACAATCCCTACCGCAAGATCTACCTGGTCAAGCCGGTGGTGGAGATAGGGGCCAAGATGGGCTACCTGCCCGGCGACATCGAGGAGAAGATGCTGCCGTACATCAAGTATGTGCAGGACCTGCTCATCAAGCTGCACGACATCCGCCCGTGCAACCGCATCTGGCTCGATCCCCAAAGCGACCAGTTCAAGTTCAACCCCAAGAAATTCGAGGTCCAGCCCGTGGCTTTCCTGCGGGGCATGAATATCGAGAACGCCGTGGTCATCGTGGACGAGATGCAGAACCTGTCGCGCGGCGAGACCCGCGCCCTGCTGACCCGCATGGGCGAGGGCGTCAAGTGCATCTGCCTGGGCGACACCCGGCAGGTGGACAACCCGTACCTCAACGAGTCGAACAACGGTCTGAACTGGACAGTACGCAAGCTCAAAGGGTACAAGAACTATGCACACATGGTTCTCAAGGGCGACCGCTCCCGCGGGCCCATCACGGACATCGTGCTGAAATCGAAACTGTAG
- a CDS encoding tautomerase family protein: MPLTTLTMRTGRDAASKKELLDGVHDALVRAFGIPKNDRYQYINEVGPENWDESRRDGEILVEIKAFAGRSVDAKRALYAHIVDNLSACGVPPEDVFIVVHDLPMENWGIRGGKAACDVDFSFRIDV; the protein is encoded by the coding sequence ATGCCGCTTACCACACTGACCATGCGCACCGGGCGGGACGCAGCGAGCAAGAAGGAGCTCCTCGACGGCGTGCACGACGCCCTGGTCCGGGCCTTCGGCATACCGAAGAACGACCGCTACCAGTACATCAACGAGGTCGGGCCGGAGAACTGGGACGAGAGCCGGAGGGACGGCGAAATTCTGGTGGAGATCAAGGCCTTTGCCGGGCGGAGCGTGGACGCCAAGCGCGCCCTGTACGCGCATATCGTGGACAACCTGTCGGCCTGCGGCGTGCCGCCCGAAGACGTGTTCATCGTGGTCCACGACCTGCCCATGGAGAACTGGGGGATTCGGGGCGGCAAGGCCGCCTGCGACGTGGACTTTTCGTTCAGGATCGACGTCTAG